From one Phycodurus eques isolate BA_2022a chromosome 6, UOR_Pequ_1.1, whole genome shotgun sequence genomic stretch:
- the lgsn gene encoding lengsin, with protein sequence MISLHNQIPKSNVDERAQMNDSEDSKVTPPHFIDSIHHVGGPSRSEDQMDGTGMSVGSRKGVRVTGKYMPPIDWVGGRGPNKPPVFPMSGGLPPEPFDQPGMEGPDVGGDFLQVPHRQTVEELKSFLRDVPALQSGGSPYSYLHGGSSVGGSGGPGRQRGDVSPQRAFSTFKPQSDASRKGPGSRDSSSIQLPPTMDSSSSFRPDANTIRQSEFPTHTCNNSGSRGETKAPHTDNGNESLDTSGSQRFISSMETIKQQMARENVNFVRFEATDLHGVSRSKTVPARFFHEKAVYGIPMPRSYLELTLSPKSNEVDHANGANFSSDILLIPDLSTFRILPWAEQTARVICDPCTVTGGPLRTSPRLLAKQLLGQLQSLGFSLHSSFTYECCVLGAPDRIGPKTLLFPATTLLGNHDLPFFQQLVDGMYCMGADVDSMASASGPGQMEINLRPEFGIAAADSAFTFRTGIKELARKHSYIASFFTDDGLYNAGVLSHSLWDVNGRRSLFQSGEKAAGELSEIGRKWLAGLLTHSAALSCLMSPGLGCRSHMAKSVKDPKRMLYATYGFNDNSSSFNVKSHGGRETHIDNKLGSAMANPYVVLAATVAAGLDGVRRNLSIEGAVHKAPSQQKDYAIPVKLDDALEALGEDHVIRSALGEPFVQYFIAMKKFEIETQELDDERNKCLEYFI encoded by the exons ATGATCTCACTTCACAATCAAATTCCAAAAAGCAACGTTGATGAAAGGGCACAAATGAATGATTCTGAAGATTCCAAGGTAACCCCTCCGCATTTTATCGACTCAATCCATCACGTTGGAGGCCCGAGCAGGAGCGAAGACCAAATGGACGGCACAGGGATGAGCGTGGGGAGCAGGAAGGGGGTGAGGGTGACAGGAAAATACATGCCCCCCATCGACTGGGTTGGCGGACGAGGCCCAAATAAACCTCCAGTCTTCCCTATGTCTGGCGGACTTCCACCTGAGCCATTTGACCAGCCCGGGATGGAGGGACCAGATGTCGGGGGGGACTTCCTTCAGGTTCCGCACAGGCAGACTGTGGAGGAGCTCAAGAGCTTCCTGAGGGATGTTCCGGCCCTCCAATCCGGAGGAAGTCCTTACTCCTACCTGCATGGGGGCAGCAGCGTGGGCGGCAGTGGTGGGCCTGGTAGACAGCGGGGAGATGTCAGCCCACAAAGAGCGTTCAGTACCTTCAAACCTCAGTCTGACGCTTCCAGAAAAGGGCCTGGATCCAGAGATAGCTCTTCTATTCAACTGCCTCCCACCATGGATTCATCCAGCTCGTTCAGGCCTGACGCCAACACTATTAGGCAGTCGGAATTCCCGACGCACACATGCAACAACAGCGGCTCCCGCGGAGAGACCAAAGCTCCTCATACAG ATAACGGAAACGAGAGCCTGGACACATCAGGGAGTCAAAGGTTCATCTCCAGCATGGAGACCATTAAGCAACAGATGGCCAGGGAGAACGTCAACTTTGTACGATTCGAGGCGACCGACCTGCATGGGGTGTCCAGATCCAAGACCGTGCCTGCCCGCTTCTTCCAT gAAAAGGCGGTGTATGGCATTCCGATGCCAAGAAGCTACTTGGAGCTGACGCTGAGTCCAAAGAGCAACGAGGTGGACCATGCCAACGGCGCCAACTTCAGCAGCGACATCCTCCTAATCCCGGACCTGTCCACCTTCCGGATCCTCCCGTGGGCCGAGCAGACAGCGAGGGTCATCTGCGACCCGTGCACGGTGACGGGCGGCCCGCTGCGGACGTCCCCTCGCCTCCTGGCCAAACAACTCCTGGGCCAGCTCCAGAGCCTGGGCTTCTCCCTGCACTCCTCCTTCACTTACGAGTGTTGTGTCCTGGGGGCGCCGGACCGCATCGGGCCCAAGACGTTGCTGTTTCCCGCCACCACACTACTGGGTAACCACGACCTACCCTTCTTCCAGCAGCTGGTGGACGGCATGTACTGCATGGGCGCCGACGTTGACAGCATGGCCTCGGCCAGTGGGCCCGGCCAAATGGAGATCAACCTGAGGCCCGAGTTTGGTATCGCGGCGGCCGACAGCGCCTTCACCTTCCGCACCGGCATCAAG gagcTGGCCCGCAAACACAGCTACATTGCAAGCTTCTTCACGGACGACGGCCTCTACAATGCCGGCGTTCTCTCCCACAGCCTGTGGGATGTCAACGGTCGCCGTAGCCTGTTCCAAAGCGGGGAGAAGGCAGCGGGTGAGCTGTCTGAAATCGGCCGCAAGTGGTTGGCCGGGCTCCTGACTCACTCGGCCGCACTCAGCTGCCTCATGTCGCCGGGCCTGGGGTGCCGGAGCCACATGGCCAAGTCCGTCAAGGACCCCAAGCGGATGCTGTATGCCACCTACGGTTTCAATGACAACAGCAGCTCCTTCAACGTCAAGTCCCACGGGGGGCGTGAGACCCACATCGACAACAAGTTGGGCTCGGCCATGGCCAACCCATATGTGGTTCTGGCGGCCACTGTCGCCGCCGGACTAGATGGCGTCCGGCGCAACCTAAGCATTGAGGGTGCCGTCCACAAGGCGCCCAGTCAACAGAAGGACTACGCCATTCCTGTAAAACTGGATGATGCCCTGGAGGCCCTGGGCGAGGACCACGTCATCCGCAGTGCCCTGGGGGAGCCTTTTGTCCAATATTTCATCGCCATGAAGAAGTTTGAGATTGAGACCCAGGAACTGGATGATGAGAGGAACAAATGCCTAGAGTACTTTATCTAG
- the ptp4a1 gene encoding protein tyrosine phosphatase type IVA 1, whose product MARMNRPAPVEITYKNMRFLITHNPTNATLNKFIEELKKYGVTTAVRVCEATYDATLVVKEGIQVLDWPFDDGAPPSNQIVDDWLNLLKVKFREEPGCCVAVHCVAGLGRAPVLVALALIECGMKYEDAVQFIRQKRRGAFNSKQLFYLEKYRPKMRLRFKDSNSHRNNCCIQ is encoded by the exons ATGGCGCGCATGAACAGGCCCGCGCCGGTGGAGATCACCTACAAGAACATGAGGTTCCTCATCACCCACAACCCCACCAACGCCACCCTCAACAAGTTTATCGAG GAGCTGAAGAAGTATGGCGTGACCACAGCGGTGAGGGTGTGCGAGGCCACGTATGATGCCACCTTGGTGGTGAAAGAGGGAATACAGGTCCTG GACTGGCCGTTCGACGATGGCGCTCCTCCCTCCAACCAGATTGTAGACGACTGGCTCAACCTGCTCAAGGTCAAGTTCCGCGAGGAGCCGGGCTGTTGCGTGGCCGTGCACTGCGTGGCGGGCCTTGGCAG AGCTCCCGTCCTGGTCGCCCTCGCCCTCATTGAGTGTGGCATGAAATATGAAGATGCTGTGCAGTTCATTCGACA GAAGCGTCGTGGAGCATTCAACAGCAAGCAGCTCTTCTACCTGGAGAAATATCGTCCAAAGATGCGTCTGCGCTTCAAAGATTCCAACAGCCATCGCAACAACTGCTGCATCCAGTAG